One Aquamicrobium sp. genomic region harbors:
- a CDS encoding SDR family oxidoreductase, with product MDDIKQSDEAAEEVAKQHRIQAQVNRADEERGDEEAEPKAMQAGARAYPVPPFPPQHQAKPGDETLLEPAPMYDAPYWRGSGKLEGKVALITGGDSGIGRAVAVLFARERADVAIAYLSEHEDAEETRMAVADEGARCLLLPGDVTSEAYCREAVAAVIEEFGALDILVNNAAFQYHASGLDELTTEHFDTTMKTNLYGYFFMAREAVPHMEHGAAIINTGSITGIDGSEELLDYSMTKGGIHAFTRALAGNLVSKGIRVNAVAPGPVWTPLNPSERPPEEVAQFGAKTKMKRPAQPEEIAPAYVFFASPQCSSYITGEILPIIGGY from the coding sequence ATGGACGACATCAAGCAAAGCGACGAGGCCGCGGAGGAAGTAGCGAAGCAGCACCGCATCCAGGCGCAGGTCAATCGCGCCGACGAGGAGCGTGGCGACGAGGAAGCCGAGCCGAAGGCGATGCAGGCCGGCGCGCGCGCCTATCCCGTGCCGCCGTTTCCGCCCCAGCATCAGGCCAAGCCGGGCGACGAGACGCTGCTCGAACCGGCGCCGATGTACGACGCCCCGTACTGGCGCGGCTCCGGCAAGCTGGAAGGCAAGGTGGCGCTGATCACCGGCGGCGATTCCGGCATCGGACGGGCCGTCGCCGTGCTGTTCGCCCGCGAGAGGGCCGACGTCGCCATCGCCTATCTCAGCGAGCACGAGGACGCGGAGGAGACGCGGATGGCCGTGGCCGACGAGGGCGCGCGCTGCCTGCTGCTTCCCGGCGACGTGACGAGCGAGGCCTATTGCCGCGAGGCGGTGGCGGCGGTGATCGAGGAGTTCGGCGCGCTCGACATCCTCGTCAACAACGCCGCCTTCCAGTACCACGCCTCGGGGCTCGACGAACTGACGACCGAGCATTTCGACACGACGATGAAGACCAACCTCTACGGCTATTTCTTCATGGCGCGCGAGGCGGTGCCGCACATGGAGCATGGCGCGGCGATCATCAACACCGGCTCGATCACCGGCATCGACGGCAGCGAGGAACTGCTCGACTATTCGATGACCAAGGGCGGCATCCACGCCTTCACCCGCGCGCTCGCCGGCAACCTCGTGTCGAAGGGCATCAGGGTCAACGCCGTCGCGCCCGGCCCGGTGTGGACCCCGCTCAACCCGTCGGAGCGGCCGCCTGAGGAGGTGGCGCAGTTCGGCGCCAAGACGAAGATGAAGCGGCCGGCCCAGCCAGAGGAGATCGCCCCGGCCTACGTGTTCTTCGCCTCGCCGCAATGCTCGAGCTACATCACCGGCGAGATCCTGCCGATCATCGGCGGCTACTGA